The genomic stretch GAGCTGTGGAAGCTCGGGATCTCCGCCAAAACCCAGCACAACGAGGTTGCTCCCAACCAGTTTGAGATTGCCTGTATTTTCGATACCTCCAACGTTGCCTCCGACACAAACCAGCTGGTCATGGAGACCCTGGGACGGGTGGCTCTGCGGCACAACCTGGTGGCCCTGCTCCATGAAAAGCCCTTTGCCGGGGTAAACGGATCGGGCAAGCATAATAACTGGTCCATAGCCACCGACGACGGAATCAATCTGCTGGAGCCGGGAGAAAACCCCCGGCAGAACGCCCGCTTCCTGCTCTTCCTTGCAGCAGCCATCCGGGCTGTGGATGAGTACGCCCCCATACTTCGGATGTCCGCCGCCAACGCCGGCAACGACCATCGTCTGGGTGCGAACGAAGCCCCGCCGGCAATTATTTCGATCTTTCTTGGAGATCAGCTGACGGAAGTACTTGAGGAACTCGCCGACGAAACGAAAGAGAAGCATGCAGATATCTCCTCTCTTCTGGAAACAGGTGTCGCTACCCTGCCGAAGCTTCCCAAGGACCTTACCGATCGGAACCGGACCAGTCCCTTTGCCTTTACCGGGAACAAGTTTGAATTCCGCATGGTGCCCTCCTCAGAATCGGTTGCCGGCCCCAATGTTGTGCTTAATACGGCCATGGCGGAGATCCTGAGACGCTTTGCCGACGACCTCGAAAAAGCCAAGGAACCGCAAAAGCTGATCCCCCTGCTCATTGCCGAAACCTATCGCAAACACAAGCGGATAATCTTTAACGGCAACGGGTACAGTAATGAGTGGCTCGCTGAAGCCGAACGGCGGGGCCTGCCCAACATTACATCCACAGTTGAAGCGATTCCGCAGATTATCAGCGAGGCCTCGGTTGAACTCTTCGACCGGCACAAGGTATTTCGATCCGAAGAGCTCCACTCCCGCAGTGAAATTTATCTGGAGAAATACGCCAAGCAGATAAACATAGAAGGCAGCATCTCCCTGGAGATGGCCCTCACCGAGATCTACCCCGCGGCTATGGAGTACATCCGGCGACTGTCCGGGAGCATAGATGCCCTGCGCAGGGTGTCCACATCTCTTGCGGTTGAGGACCATCTCGCCCTGTTGAAGGAGGTAAACGATACCGCCCTTTTCCTTAAGCGAGGTTGCGACAAGCTTGCCGACGCCATCGCCAGGGCCCGGGGAGTTTCAGGATGCGAAGCAAACGCCAGGGCGTATCGCGAGCTTGTTTTTCCAGCCATGCAGGAACTCCGGCTCCATGCGGACAAGCTTGAAAGCCTTATTCCCAGAGAATTGTGGCCCTTTCCGTCCTACGAGGAGCTGCTTTTCCGGCTGTAAGAAAAACCGGGTGCTACTTTCTGGTAGCTCCCGGTTTTTTTACCTACATTTTCGTAGCCGTTTCAGAACTCCTTTATTACCATACTATCTCATAGAAGCAGCACAACTCCTTCCATTACAAGCAATAATTTATTTCCAGGAATTCGTGGCATGATTCTTGCAGAATAATTGTAGCAATAATTTACCAAGGAGCGTGATGTGGAACGCACTCATATTGATTTTACCAGCAACCCGCTTACCGAGATTTACGGCTGCAACTGCTTTAACGACGCAGTCATGCGGGAAAGGGTTCCAAAAACTATTTACAAGATTGTGAAACAGGTACAGGCCGGGGAGACCGAACTCAGGGCCGAAGTGGCAGAGGTAGTTGCCAACGCCATGAAGGACTGGGCAATAGAAAAGGGAGCTACCCACTACACCCACTGGTTTCAGCCCTTGACGGGTCTTACAGCAGAAAAGCACGACTCATTTATTTCCCCGACTTCGGATGGTAAAGTCATTATGGAGTTCTCCGGCAAGGAACTGATTCAGGGTGAACCCGATGCATCCAGTTTTCCTTCCGGAGGCTTAAGGGCAACCTTTGAAGCCCGGGGCTACACTGCATGGGACACTACCTCCCCCGCCTTTCTTAAAGAAGACAATACCGGTGTGACCCTCTACATTCCCACCGCCTTTATTTCCTACCACGGCGAAGCCCTGGACAAG from Marispirochaeta sp. encodes the following:
- a CDS encoding glutamine synthetase III; its protein translation is MTPLDMSEAPLPELYGINAFSDAVMKQRLPKSIYKAIREVQEGNADLTLEVAEVVANAMKDWAIERGATHYTHWFQPLTGLTAEKHDSFISPTGDGRVMMEFSGKELIKGEPDASSFPSGGLRATFEARGYTAWDTTSPAFLKEDSTGVTLYIPTAFVSYHGEALDKKVPLLRSMEALNRQAMRILHALGNTSSKRVITTVGAEQEYFLVDKGYADKRSDLMLTGRTVFGCLPAKGQEMEDHYFGALKERVSAFMRELNMELWKLGISAKTQHNEVAPNQFEIACIFDTSNVASDTNQLVMETLGRVALRHNLVALLHEKPFAGVNGSGKHNNWSIATDDGINLLEPGENPRQNARFLLFLAAAIRAVDEYAPILRMSAANAGNDHRLGANEAPPAIISIFLGDQLTEVLEELADETKEKHADISSLLETGVATLPKLPKDLTDRNRTSPFAFTGNKFEFRMVPSSESVAGPNVVLNTAMAEILRRFADDLEKAKEPQKLIPLLIAETYRKHKRIIFNGNGYSNEWLAEAERRGLPNITSTVEAIPQIISEASVELFDRHKVFRSEELHSRSEIYLEKYAKQINIEGSISLEMALTEIYPAAMEYIRRLSGSIDALRRVSTSLAVEDHLALLKEVNDTALFLKRGCDKLADAIARARGVSGCEANARAYRELVFPAMQELRLHADKLESLIPRELWPFPSYEELLFRL